In one Alphaproteobacteria bacterium genomic region, the following are encoded:
- a CDS encoding LysR substrate-binding domain-containing protein, with protein MHSKPRPSLESFQALLAAAETGSFSAAAEALNITHGSVSRRVSAVEAWAGRPIFRRHGRGVQVTLDGQSLIGRIEQALAMLDDSARLAERDDELDIVRVSVVPSFARLWLLPNTPALEGMPQDLVLDIDISYRVASLSESRIAIRHGRGHWPGVSVTPLFQERLIPVAAPDIADNLRGSSPDRVLDYPLILDSPDSIWKIWFASCDIDYARRPQDRTFADYDMTLLAAAQGLGIAMLRDPFGRQVCDSYGLRPVSDHQADNLDRFFLVTRLGHRSDATERLSERLIALTAS; from the coding sequence ATGCACAGCAAACCACGCCCCTCCCTGGAGAGTTTTCAGGCGCTTCTCGCCGCTGCCGAAACCGGCTCTTTCTCAGCCGCGGCCGAGGCGCTGAACATTACGCACGGGTCGGTCAGCCGCCGCGTTTCAGCCGTCGAGGCGTGGGCGGGTCGGCCGATCTTTCGGCGGCATGGACGCGGCGTTCAGGTGACCCTGGACGGTCAGTCGCTGATCGGTCGGATCGAACAGGCACTTGCCATGCTGGATGACAGTGCCCGGCTCGCCGAACGAGACGACGAGCTCGACATTGTGCGGGTCAGCGTGGTTCCGTCCTTTGCCCGCCTGTGGCTGTTGCCCAACACCCCGGCCCTGGAAGGCATGCCCCAGGACCTCGTCCTGGACATCGACATCAGCTACCGCGTGGCCTCCCTGTCCGAATCCCGGATCGCCATCCGCCACGGACGCGGCCATTGGCCCGGCGTTTCTGTCACGCCGCTGTTTCAGGAAAGGCTGATACCCGTCGCAGCCCCGGACATTGCCGACAATCTGCGCGGCAGTTCCCCGGACCGGGTACTGGATTACCCGTTGATCCTGGATTCGCCGGACAGCATTTGGAAGATCTGGTTTGCCAGTTGTGATATCGATTATGCCCGGCGCCCGCAGGATCGGACCTTTGCCGATTACGACATGACCCTGCTGGCGGCCGCTCAGGGTCTGGGCATTGCCATGTTGAGGGATCCATTCGGCCGGCAGGTTTGCGACAGCTACGGACTTCGCCCAGTTTCCGACCATCAGGCGGACAATCTGGACCGCTTCTTCCTTGTCACCCGTCTGGGTCATCGCAGCGACGCCACGGAACGGCTGTCGGAAAGGCTTATTGCTCTCACCGCGTCCTGA
- a CDS encoding GFA family protein, producing MPEVAKGSCLCGAVRFSVPQTFPVAYFCHCAQCRKITGTAYASNLFADPAGFVWMSGEDRIQRFDHPSRGFTKAFCRDCGSGIPYLNSAGTRMVVPAGSLDTEPDIGAADRIFWDDRADWCDIVDLAPHHCGFPD from the coding sequence ATGCCGGAGGTTGCCAAGGGGTCCTGCCTGTGTGGTGCGGTTCGCTTCAGCGTTCCGCAGACCTTCCCCGTCGCCTATTTCTGCCATTGCGCCCAATGCAGAAAGATCACCGGAACCGCCTACGCGTCCAATCTGTTCGCGGATCCGGCCGGTTTCGTTTGGATGTCCGGTGAGGATCGCATTCAACGCTTCGATCATCCGTCTCGCGGGTTCACCAAGGCATTCTGCCGCGACTGCGGATCGGGCATTCCCTATCTGAACAGTGCCGGCACCAGAATGGTCGTTCCGGCGGGTTCACTGGATACGGAACCCGACATCGGGGCGGCGGACAGGATTTTCTGGGACGACCGCGCTGACTGGTGCGATATCGTCGATCTGGCGCCGCACCATTGCGGGTTCCCGGACTAA
- a CDS encoding 4-oxalocrotonate tautomerase family protein — MPYVNVQITAGVTRQQKSEMVRQITDTLVTVLNKSPEHIHIVLQEIEEQDWGYAGMLTDEWKAQRSG, encoded by the coding sequence ATGCCCTATGTCAACGTCCAGATCACCGCCGGTGTGACGCGTCAGCAGAAATCGGAAATGGTGCGCCAGATCACCGACACGCTGGTCACGGTCCTGAACAAGTCGCCCGAACACATCCACATCGTGCTGCAGGAGATTGAGGAACAGGACTGGGGCTATGCGGGCATGCTGACCGACGAATGGAAGGCGCAGCGGTCAGGATAA
- a CDS encoding CoA ester lyase has product MTESTVQILSYLFVPGDSERKMEKALESGAGALILDLEDAVGPEMKDAARTIVAEFLKRPAPMPRFVRVNALETGMVEADIAATAAAGPAGYVLPKCEGRDDIDALSDVMTRHALEAECGILAIATETVRAVRALMQEDWSHSRLMGMAWGGEDLAADLGAVANRATDGAYHSPFRFARDTMLFAAKAAGVAAIDAVFTNFRDEPGLNAEALAASACGFDGKLAIHPVQIDPIHRAFAPTEDQITWAKQVVDAMAAAGDGVARLDGKMLDRPHLRQAEKLLGRAGLPPNRRLS; this is encoded by the coding sequence ATGACGGAGTCCACCGTGCAGATCCTGAGTTACCTCTTCGTACCGGGCGACAGTGAGCGCAAGATGGAAAAGGCGTTGGAGAGCGGTGCCGGTGCGCTGATCCTCGATCTGGAGGACGCGGTCGGGCCGGAAATGAAGGACGCCGCCCGGACCATAGTTGCCGAGTTCCTGAAACGGCCCGCGCCGATGCCGCGTTTCGTTCGGGTCAACGCGTTGGAAACCGGCATGGTCGAGGCGGATATAGCTGCCACGGCCGCTGCCGGGCCGGCCGGCTATGTCCTGCCGAAATGCGAAGGGCGTGACGATATCGATGCGCTGTCGGACGTCATGACCCGCCATGCCCTAGAGGCGGAGTGCGGGATCCTGGCGATTGCCACGGAGACGGTGCGCGCGGTCCGGGCCCTCATGCAAGAAGACTGGTCTCATTCGCGTCTCATGGGGATGGCATGGGGCGGCGAGGATCTGGCCGCCGACCTTGGTGCCGTCGCCAACAGGGCAACGGATGGTGCCTATCATTCGCCCTTCCGGTTTGCCAGGGACACCATGCTGTTCGCCGCGAAGGCCGCCGGCGTCGCGGCCATTGACGCGGTGTTCACCAATTTTCGTGACGAGCCCGGACTGAACGCGGAGGCATTGGCCGCCTCGGCCTGCGGGTTCGACGGCAAGCTGGCGATCCATCCGGTGCAGATTGATCCGATCCACCGGGCTTTTGCGCCGACAGAGGATCAGATTACCTGGGCGAAACAGGTCGTCGATGCCATGGCCGCGGCGGGGGACGGCGTCGCCCGGTTGGACGGGAAAATGCTCGACCGGCCGCATCTGAGACAGGCGGAAAAGCTTCTGGGTCGGGCTGGTTTGCCGCCGAACCGCCGGTTATCCTGA
- a CDS encoding SDR family oxidoreductase, translated as MTGPLEGLRILVVGGTSGIGLASARRMLAEGAGAVTLAGRKAERGAAALDALDNTAAGFVHGDAGNPDDADRIVAEAADRMGGIDVLLSCAGGDPMPRLLKDIPTAELMADVTNTLAPVITPCRAVYPVMAAAGGGAILCVASDAGKIATPGEVAIGAAMGGIAMFCRGMAIEAKRQKIRVNCLTPSVVRDTPLYETLMANPFARKLFSKAETMADLGVVESEDLAALAVFLASPAAARITGQTISVTGGISAL; from the coding sequence ATGACGGGTCCGCTTGAAGGATTGCGAATTCTCGTGGTCGGCGGCACCTCGGGCATCGGGCTAGCCTCCGCCCGCCGAATGCTGGCCGAAGGCGCCGGCGCGGTCACCTTGGCGGGCCGGAAAGCGGAGCGCGGCGCGGCCGCGCTGGACGCATTGGACAATACCGCAGCCGGTTTCGTGCATGGCGATGCAGGCAATCCGGATGACGCGGATCGTATCGTCGCCGAGGCGGCGGACCGCATGGGCGGTATCGATGTCCTGCTGTCTTGTGCCGGGGGCGATCCGATGCCGCGTCTGCTGAAGGATATCCCGACGGCGGAACTGATGGCGGACGTGACCAATACGCTGGCGCCGGTGATCACACCGTGTCGCGCAGTCTACCCCGTCATGGCCGCGGCCGGCGGCGGGGCAATCCTGTGCGTTGCGTCCGATGCCGGCAAGATCGCGACACCGGGCGAAGTCGCCATCGGTGCGGCAATGGGGGGCATCGCCATGTTCTGTCGCGGCATGGCAATCGAAGCCAAGCGCCAGAAAATCCGCGTCAACTGCCTGACCCCGTCGGTGGTGCGCGACACGCCATTGTACGAAACGCTGATGGCAAACCCGTTTGCGCGGAAACTGTTCTCAAAGGCGGAGACGATGGCCGATCTGGGCGTCGTTGAGTCGGAGGATCTGGCGGCACTGGCCGTATTTCTGGCCAGTCCTGCGGCGGCCAGGATCACGGGTCAGACCATCTCCGTGACCGGCGGAATTTCGGCCCTATAG
- a CDS encoding MaoC family dehydratase, giving the protein MAGLWYEEFEEGMVFDHEWTRTITETDNRWFSLLTMNTQPVHIDAHAAAKSVWGRPLVNSLLTLGCMVGMTVNDTTFGTTVANLGMSEVKFPHPLFEGDTIRMRTTVIAKRESKSRPTEGIVTLRHECFNQDGALCGVCDRAALMMKRPAEPRA; this is encoded by the coding sequence ATGGCTGGCCTGTGGTATGAGGAATTCGAAGAGGGCATGGTCTTCGATCATGAGTGGACGCGGACGATTACCGAGACGGACAATCGCTGGTTCTCTCTGCTTACGATGAACACGCAACCGGTTCACATCGACGCGCATGCCGCCGCGAAATCGGTCTGGGGACGGCCCTTGGTCAATTCGCTGCTGACCCTGGGATGCATGGTCGGCATGACGGTCAATGACACGACCTTCGGGACCACGGTTGCCAATCTGGGCATGAGCGAAGTGAAGTTTCCGCATCCGCTTTTCGAGGGTGACACGATCCGGATGCGTACGACCGTGATCGCCAAGCGTGAGAGCAAGTCTCGACCGACGGAGGGGATCGTGACCTTGCGCCATGAATGCTTCAATCAGGACGGGGCGTTGTGCGGTGTCTGCGATCGCGCGGCGCTGATGATGAAGCGACCGGCGGAGCCCAGGGCATGA
- a CDS encoding biotin carboxylase N-terminal domain-containing protein: MTEFLTASNPIRSVLIANRGEIACRIIRTCRRLGLRAVAVYSDADADALHVAMADEAHRIGPAPAGESYLKIEAILAAARAGGADAIHPGYGFLSENPGFVRAVETAGLAFVGPDSRAVETMGSKIAARRVAREAGVPVVPGFDGIDASDEELATAAAEIGYPVLVKASAGGGGRGMRQAACPEDLPQALAAARSEAATSFGDATVFLEKLIQEPRHLEVQIFGDGAGGVLHFYERDCSVQRNHQKVIEEAPAPNLPVSVRDALFDHATKLASAIGYAGAGTVEFVMQAGDDSPYFLEMNTRLQVEHPVTEAICGVDLVEWQLRQAAGLPLPLSQDQIRPKGHAIEVRINAERPETGFLPATGRVETFEIPPGLRLDTGVANGTDVSSHYDSMLAKLIAHGPDRAAALDRLAKGVAGTVLDGIGSNLGFLADCLAAPAFRKGEATTGFLATNFPDGWQPDHDRLLRLRGHAAMALLTGTTQGADRNDGFRVGGRCMPGRAPVHVEDDYGTAEIVVHFGADPAVSDGARTIALGAPPAGLSLRDGAAHAADGGMSIALTLRPLAEARMATPSESTAEGAIQAPLTGLITEVLVAEGEVVAKGQPLLVMEAMKLVHTLTAPHDGRIARLSASAGASVAAKTLLVEVEETD, translated from the coding sequence ATGACCGAGTTTCTGACAGCCTCCAATCCGATCCGATCGGTTCTGATCGCAAACCGTGGAGAGATCGCTTGCCGGATCATCCGGACGTGCCGCCGGCTGGGGCTGCGCGCCGTCGCGGTCTATTCAGACGCCGATGCTGACGCCCTGCATGTCGCGATGGCCGACGAGGCCCATCGCATCGGCCCGGCACCGGCTGGGGAAAGCTATCTGAAGATCGAGGCAATCCTGGCGGCGGCCCGTGCCGGCGGGGCGGACGCGATCCATCCGGGTTATGGCTTCCTGTCTGAAAACCCCGGCTTTGTTCGCGCGGTTGAGACTGCCGGCCTTGCCTTCGTCGGGCCGGATTCCCGTGCCGTTGAGACCATGGGATCCAAGATCGCCGCCCGCAGGGTCGCTCGGGAAGCCGGTGTGCCGGTCGTGCCCGGGTTTGATGGCATCGATGCGTCGGACGAGGAACTGGCGACGGCGGCGGCGGAGATCGGTTATCCGGTTCTGGTGAAGGCCAGCGCCGGGGGCGGCGGGCGCGGCATGCGCCAGGCCGCGTGCCCGGAAGATCTGCCGCAGGCGCTCGCCGCCGCCCGGTCGGAGGCTGCCACATCCTTCGGGGACGCGACGGTATTTCTGGAGAAACTCATTCAGGAGCCGCGGCATCTCGAGGTACAGATTTTTGGCGATGGCGCCGGTGGCGTTCTGCATTTTTACGAGCGGGATTGCTCCGTTCAGCGCAACCATCAGAAGGTGATAGAGGAGGCGCCGGCGCCGAACCTGCCGGTTTCTGTCCGGGACGCCCTTTTCGACCATGCGACGAAGCTGGCCTCCGCGATCGGTTACGCCGGGGCGGGTACGGTGGAGTTCGTCATGCAGGCGGGCGATGACAGTCCGTACTTCCTGGAAATGAACACCCGGCTGCAGGTCGAACATCCGGTGACGGAGGCCATTTGCGGCGTCGACCTTGTCGAATGGCAATTGCGTCAGGCGGCGGGACTGCCGCTGCCGCTGTCTCAGGATCAGATTCGACCGAAGGGCCATGCCATCGAAGTCCGGATCAACGCGGAACGGCCGGAAACGGGCTTTCTTCCGGCTACCGGCCGTGTCGAGACCTTTGAGATTCCTCCGGGGCTGAGACTTGATACGGGAGTTGCAAACGGGACGGATGTGTCCAGCCATTACGACAGCATGCTTGCGAAGCTGATCGCCCATGGGCCGGACCGGGCTGCTGCGCTTGATCGTTTGGCGAAAGGTGTCGCGGGCACGGTTCTGGATGGTATCGGCAGCAATCTGGGCTTTCTGGCAGATTGCCTTGCCGCCCCCGCTTTTCGGAAGGGAGAGGCGACGACCGGATTTCTGGCAACCAACTTCCCTGACGGATGGCAGCCTGACCATGACCGGCTGTTGCGCCTGCGCGGTCACGCGGCGATGGCCCTCCTGACCGGTACGACGCAGGGGGCCGATCGCAATGACGGTTTCCGGGTCGGCGGACGCTGCATGCCGGGCCGGGCGCCGGTCCATGTCGAAGACGACTATGGCACGGCTGAAATCGTGGTGCATTTCGGTGCGGATCCGGCTGTGTCGGATGGCGCGCGGACAATTGCGCTGGGCGCGCCGCCGGCGGGATTGAGCCTCAGGGATGGCGCCGCCCACGCCGCGGATGGCGGGATGTCCATTGCGCTGACGCTGCGGCCCCTTGCCGAGGCACGCATGGCGACCCCATCCGAAAGTACGGCCGAAGGGGCAATTCAGGCCCCGCTGACTGGATTGATCACCGAGGTACTGGTTGCCGAAGGGGAGGTTGTTGCCAAGGGCCAGCCGCTGCTGGTCATGGAGGCGATGAAGCTGGTGCACACCTTGACCGCACCCCATGACGGAAGAATTGCCCGGCTTTCGGCTTCGGCCGGTGCCAGTGTTGCGGCGAAAACCCTGCTTGTCGAAGTGGAGGAGACGGACTGA
- a CDS encoding carboxyl transferase domain-containing protein → MALLNSQIDPQSEALRQRADDYAALIDDLDRKLAWARAGGGEKMMARHRERGKIPVRDRIDLLIDPGSAFLELTPLAAWGLYDGKVASAGIVTGIGRIRGTDCMIIANDATVKGGSFHRETVKKHIRAQDIAAENRLPVVYLVDCGGANLNQLEEVFYDENHFGGTFHRQCRMSASGIPQLAAVFGECTAGGAYIPALCDEFIMVEGNASIHLGGPPIVKAAISEIVDRHELGGAVLHSRQSGVSDHIVPDEYTALGRMRDMVGALAYTRLPAVNRTDPVAPVHDIADLPGIVGTHLSHPFDQREVIARIVDGSDFHEFKPEWGDTICCGFARIEGMAVGIVANNGVLFAEACLKVTHFIELCDQRGTPLLFLQNTTGFIVGRDAELGGISKHSAKLVYAMSNTRVPRLTVITGSSYGAGNYGMSGRGFRPHFLFMWPNARLGGMNPDVGSSVLMDLRRASISRDPASDTELAEHEAKLRAMFEEKSNPYFCTARLFDDGIIDPRDTRRVLGLCLSVVTGRVEERPSRPVYRM, encoded by the coding sequence ATGGCGCTTCTCAACTCCCAAATCGACCCGCAGTCCGAGGCGCTCCGCCAGCGCGCCGACGACTATGCCGCGCTGATCGATGACCTGGACCGGAAGCTGGCCTGGGCACGTGCGGGCGGCGGCGAGAAGATGATGGCACGGCACCGCGAGCGCGGAAAGATTCCGGTGCGTGACCGGATCGACCTTCTGATCGACCCCGGCAGCGCCTTTCTGGAACTGACGCCATTGGCGGCATGGGGTCTTTATGACGGAAAGGTCGCGTCGGCGGGGATCGTCACCGGTATTGGTCGAATCCGCGGCACCGACTGCATGATCATCGCCAACGACGCCACGGTAAAGGGGGGCAGCTTCCATCGGGAGACGGTGAAGAAGCATATCCGTGCCCAGGATATTGCTGCCGAAAACCGATTGCCGGTCGTCTATCTGGTCGATTGCGGCGGCGCCAATCTGAACCAGCTGGAGGAAGTGTTCTACGACGAGAACCATTTCGGCGGCACCTTCCATCGCCAGTGCCGGATGTCCGCATCGGGAATTCCCCAACTGGCAGCGGTCTTTGGCGAATGCACGGCTGGTGGCGCCTATATCCCGGCACTGTGCGACGAATTCATCATGGTCGAGGGGAACGCCTCGATCCATCTCGGCGGACCGCCCATCGTGAAGGCGGCAATTTCCGAGATCGTCGACCGGCACGAACTGGGCGGAGCGGTGCTGCATTCCCGGCAGAGCGGCGTTTCAGATCACATCGTCCCGGACGAATACACAGCCCTGGGCCGGATGCGCGACATGGTTGGCGCCCTGGCCTATACTCGCCTGCCGGCCGTCAACCGGACCGACCCGGTGGCGCCGGTTCATGACATCGCGGACCTGCCGGGCATCGTCGGCACGCATCTGTCGCACCCCTTCGATCAGCGCGAAGTGATCGCGCGCATCGTCGACGGCAGTGACTTCCATGAGTTCAAGCCCGAATGGGGCGACACGATCTGCTGCGGCTTCGCGCGGATCGAAGGCATGGCCGTCGGCATCGTCGCCAATAACGGCGTCCTGTTCGCCGAAGCCTGCCTCAAGGTCACCCATTTCATCGAACTGTGCGATCAGCGCGGCACGCCGCTTCTGTTCCTGCAGAACACGACCGGATTCATCGTCGGTCGGGATGCGGAACTGGGGGGCATATCCAAGCATTCGGCGAAACTGGTCTATGCCATGTCGAATACAAGGGTTCCGCGGCTGACCGTGATCACCGGCAGCTCTTATGGCGCCGGCAATTACGGCATGTCCGGGCGCGGATTCCGTCCACATTTCCTGTTCATGTGGCCGAATGCGCGACTGGGCGGCATGAACCCTGATGTCGGCAGCAGCGTGTTGATGGACCTGCGACGCGCCTCGATCTCACGCGATCCGGCCAGCGATACGGAACTTGCCGAGCATGAGGCGAAGCTGCGCGCGATGTTCGAGGAAAAGTCGAACCCGTATTTCTGTACCGCGCGCCTGTTCGATGACGGGATCATCGACCCGCGCGATACGCGACGGGTTCTGGGGCTCTGTCTTTCAGTCGTGACGGGCCGCGTTGAGGAACGCCCGTCCCGGCCCGTTTACAGGATGTGA
- a CDS encoding TetR/AcrR family transcriptional regulator: MPQSDAPRKARLRDVSRRTILDRTARLLVERGYSSTSLREIAKAVGMKAGSLYYHFDNKESLVEEILTEGVVHVQESVGAALDAARDAGPMERLRIAMECHLRTLHEQSDYASAHIRCFAHVPPEIRHRLRKVREDYDAVWIQLLKEAEDAGALAEGIDPHFLRMTLFGTLNWTLEWRLPPGRSLEDLTNQFYRIVFEGAARDRA, translated from the coding sequence ATGCCCCAGTCCGACGCCCCCCGTAAGGCCCGGCTTCGTGATGTGTCCCGGCGAACCATTCTGGACCGGACGGCCCGGCTCCTGGTGGAACGGGGATACTCGTCGACATCTCTGCGCGAGATCGCCAAAGCCGTCGGAATGAAGGCCGGCAGCCTGTACTACCACTTCGACAACAAGGAGAGCCTGGTCGAGGAGATCCTGACCGAAGGGGTGGTCCATGTTCAGGAAAGTGTGGGCGCGGCCCTGGACGCGGCGCGGGATGCCGGCCCGATGGAACGCCTGCGCATCGCGATGGAATGCCACCTGCGCACCCTGCATGAACAAAGCGATTACGCGTCGGCGCATATTCGCTGTTTCGCCCATGTGCCCCCGGAAATCCGACATCGACTTCGAAAGGTCCGGGAAGATTACGACGCCGTCTGGATACAACTGCTGAAAGAGGCCGAGGATGCGGGCGCCCTGGCCGAGGGAATCGACCCGCATTTCCTGCGCATGACCTTGTTCGGCACGCTGAACTGGACACTGGAATGGCGACTGCCGCCGGGTCGCAGCCTGGAAGACCTGACGAACCAGTTCTATCGCATCGTATTTGAGGGAGCCGCCCGTGACCGAGCGTAA
- a CDS encoding CaiB/BaiF CoA-transferase family protein, translating to MTERKGPLTGVRIVEMTGIGPVPYAAMILADMGAEILRIDRPGGYPAVGPTLDFSAMEKASIFYRSRRLVRVDLKTKAGRDLVLDLIGKADALLEGYRPGTMERLGLGPEPCLTRNAALSYVRVTGWGQGGPMARMAGHDMNYIGVSGALSLFARDGKLPPGIPPLIGDMAGGALFAVIGCLAAVLNARATGQGQVVDANMVDGTANLYTLLSALAAMGLHDVQAGNNVLDGGRHYYRTYVCGDGLPIAVGAIEPGFRKVLLEKLDLLDDPRFRSDIPEDEVYCTETLANRFAGQPRDHWVALFDGTDGCVTPVLTLDEAPHHPHNQERGVFRTVDGVVQPAPAPRFEGTPGDISTPAAAASRSDPDILAHWGVDPAQIEALVRDGVVVGAE from the coding sequence GTGACCGAGCGTAAGGGACCGCTGACAGGCGTCCGCATTGTCGAGATGACCGGAATCGGCCCGGTTCCCTATGCCGCCATGATCCTGGCCGACATGGGCGCGGAAATACTGCGCATCGACCGTCCCGGCGGGTATCCGGCCGTTGGCCCGACGCTCGATTTCTCGGCCATGGAAAAGGCATCGATTTTCTACCGCTCCCGACGTCTGGTGCGTGTCGATTTGAAGACCAAGGCCGGACGCGATCTGGTACTGGACCTGATCGGGAAGGCCGATGCGCTGCTGGAAGGCTACCGGCCCGGCACCATGGAACGGCTCGGGCTCGGTCCGGAACCCTGCCTCACCCGCAATGCCGCCCTGTCCTACGTTCGGGTCACCGGCTGGGGTCAGGGTGGACCGATGGCCCGGATGGCCGGCCATGACATGAACTATATCGGGGTGTCGGGCGCACTGTCCCTTTTCGCCCGCGACGGCAAGCTGCCGCCCGGAATCCCGCCGCTGATCGGCGACATGGCAGGCGGCGCACTGTTCGCCGTGATCGGCTGTTTGGCCGCCGTACTGAACGCCAGAGCGACTGGGCAGGGCCAAGTGGTCGACGCCAACATGGTCGACGGCACCGCCAATCTTTATACCCTGCTGTCCGCCTTGGCGGCGATGGGCCTGCACGATGTCCAGGCGGGAAACAATGTTCTGGATGGCGGTCGCCACTACTATCGGACCTATGTCTGCGGCGACGGACTGCCGATCGCGGTTGGTGCGATCGAGCCGGGGTTCCGCAAGGTACTGCTCGAAAAACTCGACCTCTTGGACGATCCGCGCTTCCGGAGTGACATCCCGGAGGACGAGGTCTACTGCACGGAAACGCTCGCCAACCGCTTCGCAGGGCAGCCGCGCGACCACTGGGTCGCCCTGTTCGACGGTACGGACGGTTGCGTAACGCCTGTCCTGACGCTGGACGAGGCACCGCACCACCCCCACAACCAGGAACGGGGGGTTTTCCGAACCGTCGACGGCGTGGTGCAGCCGGCGCCTGCCCCACGTTTTGAAGGCACGCCGGGCGACATCTCGACACCGGCCGCGGCTGCCAGCCGCAGCGACCCCGACATCCTCGCGCATTGGGGCGTCGACCCGGCGCAGATCGAAGCCCTGGTCCGCGACGGCGTGGTGGTCGGCGCCGAATAG
- a CDS encoding phenylacetate--CoA ligase family protein, with protein MTTTAQNSRLTRLAQVAEEAARHAPAFAARLRDAGLSAKDLAAPGGLDRLPVLKKEGLMALQAADPPFAGFLSCPMEEVDHIYVSPGPIFEPVLKGPGRGCGFDLMFRAAGIGPGDIALNTWNYHLVPAGLLFGQGARDAGASVIPSGPGQTDLQVQLMARAGVTAFLGSTAYFETVAAAFAERYGGTKGVWSLTRAFLGGEPGDWYGKRRRLEDAHGISTHGGYGTADVGLVGYEEDDRPGYSVHPERLVQICDPETGSPLEPGVPGEVVVSTLARGWPMIRFGTGDLARAESFAQDGFAARIGPIEGRVGAGVKVREIFIYPAHLNAVTTRLDGLESVRACVTRQHGRDHIALEYRGRTLPETAIEEAFRTVTRLRADTVTRVDAFTIETDIDDARRF; from the coding sequence ATGACAACGACAGCTCAGAATTCCCGCCTGACCCGTCTGGCCCAAGTCGCTGAAGAGGCCGCCCGGCATGCCCCGGCATTCGCCGCGCGGCTGCGCGATGCCGGGTTGTCCGCGAAGGACCTGGCTGCACCTGGTGGTCTCGACCGGTTGCCGGTTCTGAAGAAGGAAGGGCTGATGGCGCTGCAGGCCGCGGACCCGCCTTTTGCCGGTTTCCTGTCCTGCCCGATGGAAGAGGTCGATCACATCTATGTCTCCCCGGGGCCGATCTTCGAACCGGTTCTGAAAGGGCCGGGGCGCGGCTGCGGGTTCGATCTGATGTTTCGTGCGGCGGGGATCGGCCCCGGGGATATTGCCCTGAACACCTGGAACTATCATCTCGTGCCGGCCGGTCTGCTGTTCGGTCAGGGTGCCCGCGATGCCGGGGCCAGTGTCATCCCGTCGGGGCCGGGACAGACGGACCTGCAAGTCCAGTTGATGGCGCGGGCCGGCGTGACCGCCTTTCTGGGGTCGACCGCCTATTTCGAAACGGTCGCCGCGGCCTTTGCCGAGCGTTATGGCGGGACGAAGGGTGTTTGGTCCCTGACCCGAGCCTTCCTGGGCGGGGAGCCCGGGGACTGGTACGGCAAACGACGCCGGTTGGAGGACGCACACGGAATTTCGACGCATGGCGGATACGGCACCGCCGATGTCGGTCTGGTCGGATACGAGGAGGATGATCGTCCCGGCTACTCGGTGCATCCGGAACGGCTGGTACAGATCTGCGATCCGGAGACGGGCTCACCTCTGGAACCGGGGGTGCCGGGGGAGGTCGTCGTCTCCACCCTGGCACGGGGTTGGCCGATGATCCGTTTCGGCACCGGTGATCTGGCACGGGCAGAATCCTTCGCACAGGACGGCTTTGCCGCGCGGATCGGCCCGATTGAAGGGCGGGTCGGCGCTGGCGTAAAGGTAAGGGAAATCTTCATCTATCCGGCCCATCTCAATGCGGTAACCACGCGGCTGGACGGATTGGAGTCGGTCCGGGCATGCGTCACGCGCCAGCATGGGCGCGATCACATCGCCCTGGAATACCGGGGGCGTACTCTGCCTGAGACGGCAATTGAAGAGGCATTCCGGACCGTGACGCGCCTGCGGGCCGATACGGTGACCCGCGTTGATGCCTTCACCATAGAGACGGACATCGACGATGCGCGCCGGTTCTGA